The DNA region GCAAAAATTTTCAAGAAGCTGTACCTAGAATATCCTCATTGGGTTGAGAGAGTAAAGAGAGAAAGATGGGGAACAAAATAGGTTGACACTTTCAAAAATAGATTAGTGCAAACTGGCTACTTGAGTGTTGGGGAGAAGgcaggctgctggcaggctggcacagggtgtgCATCAGGCTGTGAAAATGTATATCCAGGTGAGGGGTTTGCAAGGATCTGTGAATTTACAAATAGGAGGAGATAGTTGCTTTTGCTGATATTCAGCCTGGAGGTGACAAAAAGACATATTTTCACTCCTGTCCCATGTGGCAGATTTATAACATGCGGAAAATTGGCTTGCAATGCCAgtcccctggcagctgggaatgTCTCTGAGCTCCACTTCTGAAGTTTATTCTGTGAGGAACTTGGTAGCCTTGGTGGTAACTAGCAGAGTTTGGACTAGTGTAGGAAATCATTAATGGTGACATATCAGAGAAATACAAAGGCAGGCTGTGAAAGAGGCTGTGCCTCCAAGCACACACTGCTGAGAGAAAAAGGATACCAGCATCCTCCTCCAGCCTTTTGCATTACTTCTTGGAGCTGAGCACAGAacagtaaaacattttttctcttttgtcagCAGGCAGAAGGGTTGTGCTGCTATGCATAATACAGGAGCTTTAAAAGCAAACATGCATGCAGCACAGGTGTTGGAAAATCCCTGTAGCCATTGCTTTCTGAGAGTTGTGTTTACAATCACAGGAATACATTCAcgttgctgctgctcagctcctgatCACACACAGTGGAAAGatgttatttaaataaacaaCCGAGTTCATATGGAGACTTGTTTTGTATTCTTTTGGGTAACTATTGGCTATGAGAACTGAAGTGCTCTGGCTTCTGATACTGCTAGCAAACACTGATGTGTAATGTCAGGGCAGGGGATGAAACAAGAGCCCTGGATTCTGGAGTAGTGCTCAGGAGTCCTGAGGTTTTTCACCAGAAGGAGCCTTTTAAAGATGAGTAATAATAAACTTTGAAATGTTGACTTCAGTGCTTTGCCATTTGGGTGGATATTCTGCACTTGATGGAGGAGAGGCCAGTTCCAGGGGTCATCTAAGGGTGGGAGTGAATGGGGGAAGATAATGGGGCAAGATATCTTTTTGGGAAACAGAGAAGATTTCTGTCATTCCTATCAGTAAGAATAACAAAGACAGAGTGACCAAACATAGCAATTGGCAGACTGTATCATCCTGTGCTCTGTCTTTCCCAGTAGCCAACATGACAAGGATTTCACAATAGATGGATGAAAAATCATCACCATCCCTTCCTAATCCATAATAGCTAAAGGTTGGTTTCAGTTCTGAAAGTGCAGGGGTTTATATTCTCCCCGAGATGTTTGCTAGTGTTAGCTGTGCTTGTTCAAGCTGTTCCTGTTATCCACACAAATGTGAAGCTTTTGCTCTTCACCTCTGCCCTGTCATTTCGGGATGGTGAATGGAAATGCACTCCTAGGCTTCACTGGGAGCACATCACTGAAGAGGATATTCTCTGTCCTTGATATTTCTCTGTCTTCAAATCCATCCTGATTGGCAGCCAGCCCTCTAGCATCACTGGTTTGGTTTCAAGCTTCAGtaggattttttctttaactcCTTCTGTTCTTTGCCTAATGTTTGACTTAAAAGCTGAAACAGGGCCCACACAAATTTTCACTGGAAACCTGGCAACTTTTCCATTCTTGAACCTTATACTTAAGAGAAggtatttctggaaaaaatatgtCAAAGTATCCAAAGGAGATAATTCAGAGTAGAGGAGAAAATAATGGTTTAAAGTAAGCAAGATGGTAATTATGTTCTCAGATAACTTCTAAAAACATGTCAGAAGTTTATTGTCAGAAAATCTTCCTCAGAGCTATTTGCATTCAGATATGAAAACATGGTGCAGTAGATCAGCCCTGGTTAGGCTAGGACTGGAATTACTGCAGAAAATTTGATGCTTAAACTGTGATTTGAACCTCTCATAAGTTGGTAAGAAATTCTGTGACAGTCCCATAGAAAGTCCACTGGGATTGTCCATCTGCCATTAGTTCAGCCTCTCCAAAGGTTCTGCTGTTTATTCACTTGGTTGCTTTAGCAGACCTTGGCATAAAGGAGCCTTCTCTGATAAACCCCTGTATCCATTTAAGTGTTGATTTATTGGATGCTAGGATTGCAGCCTGAAGTTCAGAACATGAGGATGAGTTATAAAACCAAGCCCTGGATGACATAGTTACGGAGTCAGGCCCCATCTCTGGCTGAGTTGCAAGGCCCTGGGTATTGTCTGTGGGTGACTTATGATCTTTTTTGTGTTGCTGTAGAAGTGGAACGCggtttccaggctgaacagcaaAATACGCTCAAGCCATGGAGTCCAACCAGGAATCCTCTCTCTTCCTGGTGAAGATATTGGAGGAGCTGGACACGAAGCAGAATACTGTTTCTTACCAGGATCTCTGCAAGTCCCTGTGTGCAAGGTTTGATTTATCCCAGTTGGCCAAGCTCAGAAGCGTGCTGTTTTATACTGCTTGCCTGGATCCTAATTTCCCAGCGACTTTGTTCAAAGACAAAATGAGATGCACTGTAAACAATCAGCAATCAAAGAAAATCATGGTTGCAGCAGATATAGTAACAATATTCAACCTCATACAGATGAACGGGGGAGTGGCCAAGGAGAAGCTTCCAGTTGCAAGGCACAAAGTGAAGAAGAAGGAGTCCTTCGAGTCCTGCAGGTCTGACACAGAGATCTGCAATATAGCAGACTGTGTGCCTGACTGTGTGCCCAACTGTGAGCTCAACGACCAGGACTTTAACCGGGGCTTTCCAGTCAGAAGGTCTTCGAAATGCAGGAAGATGGACTGCAAAGACTGCCAGCAGTTTGTCCCCTCATCAGAACCCAACTTCTTGCTCGGTGTTAATAAGGATGTGAAGGGCCGGGCTGCCTCTCTGGACAGGCTGCAGGCACTGGCGTCCTACTCTATCGCCACGTCCCCTCCGTGTGAGATGCAGAGTACGTACTTCCCCATGAACATTGAAAATGAATCTATTTCAGACCAGGATTCCTTGCCTATAAGTGCAGGCATAAAAGAAACTTTCATTTCAAATGATGAGCCGTTCCTGATGCAGTCGTGTGtccagaaaagaaatatattcaaAGAAGATTTTCATAATCTGATTACAATATCTCCCAACTTAATACCGTCCAACAAAACACCAGAAGATGGACACAGAGAGCCtcagaacaggaaagaaagcTCTAAGCAGACTTTCTTCAACCACAGCTTTGAAATGCCATACAGCAGCCAGTACTTGAATCCAATTTATTCTCCTATACCGGACAAAAGGCGAGTGAAGCATGAAAGTTTAGATGATCTTCAAGCTTCAACATATTTTGGCCCAACTACTGTTCTTGGACCACAAGAAACCAAAAAGTGGACTGGAAAGCCAACTAAGCAAACTGCCTGGCCAGCTAAAAGCTGGAGTTTAAATACGGAGGAGGTCCCTGACTTTGAACGCTCATTTTTTAATAGGAAGCAGTCTGAAGAGAAACCGCGATACCAGAGTTCGAGCAACCCATCTCCAAACTTTCCTTCAGTTGACAGGCATCAGTCCTACCTAAATGCAAAGGATCAGCAACCAATTATGCAGGCAAACTATGCTGTGAAACCCAATGGGCATAAACCTAAGGAAATTCCTTCCATTCTAGATGTGGAGAAACATGAGCCAGTCAAAAAGTTTAAGGATAAAAGCATTAACTGTACTTCTGTCCAGATCTTAAGCATCGACAGGACCATGAGCGTGGGGAcacaaacagagcagcaggttcTGGAGCACAAGAAATGCAAGGATTTGTGTGCAGCAGGCCAAGCCAAGTACGGCGAGCGGCACTCCCTGAAGCAGTCGGATGATGACTCTGAAATCGTGAGCGACGACATCAGTGACATCTTTCGGTTTTTGGATGACATGAGCATCAGCGGGTCCACGGGAGTGATGCAGTCCTCGTGCTACAACAGCACTGGCTCCTTGTCTCAGGTGCATAAATCAGACTGCGAGAGCTCACCTGAGCACAATTTGACTAAGATCTCCAACGGGAGTGCCTGTAACAAACTGGACAAAGTGGTCAGGGCGGACGGCAGTAATGCAGATGATGAGCTGAAAACGAGTGTTTGCAAATTAGTCTTGAGGATTGGTGAAATAGAGAAGAAACTGGAATCTCTCTCAGGTGTCCGAGAAGAAATCTCTCAAGTCCTGGGAAAATTAAGCAAGCTGGATCAAAAAATCCAGCAGCCAGAGAAGGTCAGCGTACAAATAGATCTCAACTCTTTGACAAGTGATGCTGCGTCAGATGAGAGCAACTCCCCGCAGATATTTCAGTGCCACAACACCCCTCATGGAGGCAAACTGGAGAATAATCCAGAATGGTGCTGTTCAGATGCCAGTGGAAGTAATAGCGAGAGTCTTCGAGtaaaagccttaaaaaaaagtctgtttacTAGGCGATCATCAAGGTCattaacagaagaaaacagtgcAACCGAATCCAAAATAGCGAGTATTTCAAACTCTCCCCGAGACTGGAGAGCTATTACTTACACCAACAAAGTTGGCATTACAGAGGAGGAGATGAAAGAGAGAGATGGAGGAGAAAATAAGGACTGGCACAGGAAATCTAAAGAGGTAATTTCAATTTTAACTCACATAACAAACTCCTAAAAATAATGTGGTTATGAATGTCTTCTATAGTCATCACAAGCCTCGGGGTATGACAATGCCTTGCCCTGCCATGTTACGCCTGCCTTTATTGTTATGATAATTGAGTGATTTTGTACCTGTAAGTTCTTGCTTGGTAGCTGCAAAATGGCCAAGTTTCTTCttgaaagctttgcttttttgcaAAGGGAGGGTGGTAATTGGGTGACATCTTGGGAAGGTGATGGTATTCTTCATCATCTGTAGCAATATAAGGATGCCCGTAATTACCTTGGTGAAAAAGGTGTGGGGAAAATTGAAATTCTGTACTGATTGTTTTAGAAGGGATATGTTGAAATTGAGTTGTGATGGCTTTTATCAGAGAAATATGCACATATTTAAAAGCCAACAAAATAGATTCATGGATTCAAATCcctcaaggaaaaaaactccTGTATGTGTACCATGAAATGTTCATTGTAGTTATGTTCTCTCCATCTGACTTTCATGGTCATTTAAATGAGTCTTAAGCCTTCTGTTGTGGAACTGCTGCATAGCTCTTGGTTTGGCTGGGAAGAAAAACTCTGCCCATCctcccagcagcttccctgtGCCCCCTTCACTGACCCTGTAGACATCCTGGCTGCCCttgtgcagggctctgggtgTTGTTCTGTTGAAACTGCATGGGGTGGGTGCTTGTTTCTGTCTGGGGAGGGGGTCCTGCAGCCCCTTGTCAATTGTGACCCCATGACAGGCATGCTGTGCCTTCTTACAAAGGGGTGTGAGGGCAGAGAGGAgttgagaaaagaaaggaagaggttTGATGGAAATAAGCACGGCTGGGTGAACAAGAAACCACAAACTGTGGGTTATTGCTAGACTGCAGAGGGGGAGGGCAGCCATCCTTAGTCCAAACCTTGGCTTTTCTGTACATTGCTTTGCTTAGGATGACGTGCTGATTTTGAGAGTCCCTTCCAGACTCCTTCAGTGGCCCGTGGCTGACACTGGATGGTACCATGGGTGCTGCAGTGTCAGTCTGGGGGCATCCCTCGAGAGTACTTTGTGTTAAGATTTGATCTGGAAACAGAAACCTGGAAGCCTGCTTGTGCTTCTCAGCTTTTGCAGATCAGCTGGGCTTCTCTGGATGTCAGGGCCATTTCCAGAATAGCTTTTTGATCTCTAAACAGCACAATCCCtaaatttcttctgctgcatGAGCATTATGTTTGTGTTATAGTGAACATGGAGTTGTGTCTGTAAAACACCTCAATACctctttggtttgtttgtgaGAAGAAGGGGGGCAAATGGATGAAGGCCATCCAAACCCATTATCCTAGCTGGTCTATTTTTTATCATATGGTGCTTCTGAAAGGCATAGCTCTGTCTTTTGTGTTTAACTCCCTCATagtcttgtttttttctctcaaattcTTTTAAACCCTATTGCAGGCAGACAGGCAATACGAAATCCCACAGCCACATAGACTCTCTAAACAGCCAAAAGACGCTTTCTTGATTGAACAAGTATTTAGTCCTCATCCCTACCCTGCATCACTCAAGTCACACATGAAAAGCAACCCTCTCTACACAGACATGAGGTTGACAGAGCTGGCTGAAGTGAAACGTGCCCAGCCATCATGGACCATAGAGGAATACACGAGGAATTCGGGAGATAAAGGCAAGATTGCAGCCTTGGATCTACAAGTGAGTCTCATTTGTTTAATTTGAATGGCTTGATTGCAAATGGATGTTGCCAGAATATACATTTAAGAAGGGATTTGGATAGCTCAGGAAAGAGCTGTGGGTTGTTGAGCCTCTGATCTTGCTGATCCCTATCCCTCCTGGCCAGGGACAATGAAGAATGTGAATGTTTCATTGCTGAATGGTGATCCTTGACAGGTTGATGGTCCCAGCTTATTCTGCAATGGAGAGATGTCTTCTAAGCCATCGTGGCTTTAGTAACTCTAAAGAAGGGTTGGGGAATAAGTGAATGCAGAGGTGAGCTGGTCCCTAACTGCAGTAAGGCAGAGTGGTGCAGGAGCTGAGACTGCtgtctttttctctgtctttgttCTCTCTGAATTATTCACAGGGAATTGCAGTGTTAGggatgttatttttttccattttactaGGAACACGAGACATCAAATACTTGTAGAAGATTTTCAATACCACGACTGGTTTTGAAACACGTCACTGTTGAAGCTTTGAAGTGGCTGTTGGAAACCAGCCAGGCAACTAATGGTGTGTCTAGTTTGCATTTTGGTTCCGCTTGTAAGTGTGCAGGCTCTTGTGCAACAAGCAGAGGAGACAAATTCAAATTTTGCATTTACATTTTCCCGACATGAAATCACAAACCTGACATAAAATGAGCACCCACATTGGATACCCTGCATGGTCTGATAAACACAACACAGCTTGTAGTGAGGAAGATATCTGAGCAGAAGTTTTAAGTGGAAACCTGAAGAATGACATACAAAGTGGATGCATGGATCCAATGTTGCATTTCTTGGTCTTGAAACCCAAAATGTGTCACACAGTGGAATCCACACTGATGTGCAAATAACTGTGCATCATCTGTATGCACTTTGACAGTAGAATGTAGGACCTGTAAGGGGGTCTGGTGCTGACCTCAGGCATTTTGGGTTCTGTGGACAGCAGTCAAGGAGAGAATCTGCTTGTCTCCACAGCTTACCTGCCAGGGAATGAGGCATGGAGGAATCTGAGCCTTGGCTGCTCCATGGAGCCCTCAATGCCTCAGTGCTGAGGTACCTAAGACAGCTCCAAACCCATCAGACTAATCCTTAGGAAAGCATCAGGATGCTGTACCTCAGGACCCTGAGCTGGCTGATTTGGATTTGAAACTATCACCACACAGTGCTGTAGTGCAAATCCCATGAGTGTTTGTGCAGGAATTTGTGCACAACAAATTCTCCTCCTTGCTTGGTTCATGCAAACTTCCCTGTCctcaccagctcctgctcatTGCTGTGGCTAAAGTGCACTTGGAGAGAAACCAAGCAGTACAGGGACCAGGCTGCCTCTtgcctcagctccctgctgctttttggTTCTTAAAAGCTTTAGAGGGCTTACTAAATTCCTAACCCTGGCATTGCAGGCTGTATGCTAGAGTAGGAATAGGCTGGAAGAAGttcctctgcagcaggcagccaCAAAGCATCACTTACCTGCTGTGTGAAGCAATAAGGGAGGTGATATTTGGGAGCAAAGCCCCTCTGGGAGAAGTGTTCTCCATCTGCTCCTCGTTGGGCTGTTCTGTTCTCTGTAAGCAGCTCTGCATGACTGTGAGCAAACCAGAGAAATCGGCTTATTGCCATCATTTGTCTTTAAGATAAAAGTGATAGAAGTTTACTGGCTTGATCCTCACCCTCCAAAAAGACTCTCAGAATTGCATCTACCCTGCAAAGCTCATGTCTAGACTTTATAATGGAGCTTActgaaaaacttaaaaaatagaCACAGACTGATgagtgtgtttttttttttttccagtgattaAGTTTATTAGAACTGAAAGTAAATACATTATGCCTTAATGAACATTCCTATGTCTGGCAATGAAATGGGAAAGGAAGCTGATTAACAGTAATGGGCCTTTTCAATAATGCATCTTCCTTCTGAAGTAGTTAAAAGGTCAATGCCAAGGCAGATGGGTCCAAAACTGCAATTTCCTTGAAGCATAGTACGCCtgtctttgggatttttctACCTTTGTTCACTTAAAATTTCTCCTGGAGCCTGACAAGTCAGCTGGGTTTTCctccaaaaaaagaaattgcagaaCTAGTCAAGCCCAAAGCTTGTCCCAGgtgtgggctctgtgtgagaTTCATTGCTTTGCTCTAAGTATGATGATCCACTGGGATGAAACAGTATCAGGCTGTTTTCTGATGCCTTTAGAGATGAGATTGCTGCCTTTTTTCACAAGGCTGAAACAGGTCATTCAAAGCCCTAAAGATACAATCACACATGTGGCTGATGGCCTCTGTTCCAGCATCCTAACACTATCATAGAGATGTCCCTTAAATGATCATAAAACCATTgctcaattttaatttttgtttctgagaTAGGTATAAAATCACTTCTTTTAGTAGTTCTTTATGTAAAACAAATGCTGCTATCAGGCAAAGCAATGTTTGAGCCAGTAGCTCATGGTCACAAAATCTGAATTAGTCAATTAAAGGCTTACTCAAATCCTTCTCAAGTCAGCTGGATATTCTTTGCAGGGTCCAAAAGCTTTGGATCAGAACTGTTACAAGCACAGAAATGGTGTGTGTTAGGATATTCtcactgtaatatttttatatggaatctttttcattttttttttaagaaatgggCTTTTGGAGCCTCAGATAAAGGACACAGCTTTGGGGAAATGCTGTCGTTTTCCAAAATGTTCCTTTTGCTTTATGCCTTTCTGTTGCTAAGTTCAGTACAATGCATAGTGTTTGGGTTCCCCCagttttccctttattttcctCTAACACACAggttaaaggggaaaaaataagcaagGTTGACATGGAAAGCTTTAAGAGCTCATAAATACTTAGGACTAAAAAGCTGTAAGACATAAAAATTACGTAATTCAGATGGAAATACTGATAGATTTCTGCAGGTtgcctgtgtccccaggcagtgccattCCAGAGGAGGGGTCTGCAAATTGCCCCCACAGCAGGACTGGGTGCTGGATGGGCTGGATaatcatgcactgcaagcaAGTCACGGTGCCAAAATTAGGGTTAGCTTTACAAAATGTAGTGCATGAGGAGCATATATTAAGAACCTTTCCCATCAGCTGagctttaataatttaaaaattattaacagtAACAGGCCAGCACTTGCTGACACCTCTGCTGTCGAGCAGATTAAAGAGATCTTATTTAAATGCCATCCAAGATGACGAAGTTTCCTGTAAATCAGAGGTACGTGAGGGATTTTGGAGCAGAATCTTACTGTTGCAGGAGTCtattttttgcagtattttgttGCCACTTTTGTCAGCTTTATGGAATTGGGACCAGGAGATGAAGGGGTGTGAGAAGTGGCAATAACCCACTTTATCctgacagcagctccaggtgcagCTGGGAGGCCTCCAGGCACATCTGCTTTGTTTACTTATTTTATTAATGGCAGACCCCAGGCAATTAACAACagtttccttttaatttttagacTCAAGAATCCTTAAACCCAAACAACTTAGAGTACTGGATGGAAGACATTTACACCCCTGGCTACGATTCCTTGTTGAAACGGAAAGAAGCCGAGTTCAGGAGAGCCAAGGTTTGCAAGATCGCCGCCCTGATCGCAGCGGCCGCTTGCACGGTCATCCTGGTCATTGTGGTTCCCATCTGCACCATGAAATCCTGAGCCTGGGCacacccctgggacccccagccACTGTGTCTCAGAGAGCTCACGCTGTGTGTCAAGTGGCTGCTGGCAAAACTGTCAGGAATTCGCTGAGGAACAACGTCCTGAGGATATCCCGGTGGGGAATGCTGTAGATGAAGGCAGGACGTGGAACAGCTAGAGATGCATTTTTGGAGAAGTCCTATTTTAAATACCAGACTGTGTGGTGGAGTTAATGGGAACTTGGTTcgatttttatgcatttttaaaagtgcaatattttttttttcctaaagaaatgATATAACGTTTTACAGAATCAGAGACTGACGAGAATCCAGGCAAAAGAGGAAGGTTGTCTGAGCTATGTTGCATTTAAAGGAGGTGTGGGTACATGGAGGTAACACTGTATAGAAGGGAATGTTCTAGATGCATTACAATGGGGAGCTAGGGAAGTCTTAAAAGCTCTCTACAATGTAGAAAACTCTGAAtgtattgtatttattttatagtatttatgtatttcatGATCATTTGTTCGAAAGCAGACTGTGTAGCTGTGAACAGAGTTCATTCCTATGTTCAGATTAAAAAGGGCTCTTTGTATTTGGTCTTGCCCGAAGACCCACTCTATCATCACTGAGTACTTAGTTAAGTGCAATGTGCTGCAGACCAAAAAGATTATGTTTTAAAGCAATCACAAGAGGTTTTAGTTGCTTCTGTTGAATAACATTTGCATAGAGCTGGCAAACTTGCCTTGCCAAAAGGGTATTCTTTACCTCTGCAGACAGTGAAATTGTCTCAATTTCACTCCTGCCAGCAAGCAAAGCTGGCAAATCAAAGCAACACTCTGTTAAAGTTCTTGGAAATGTAATCTGAacagttacattttttttttccacgaagtctttgtgcctttttttaGACTGTAGGTTAAATAgaactgtttaattttttgctattttaagCCCATAACATAAATCACAGCATAATGGGTACTAATGGAGGTCCTTTTCCCACAAGCCTTCTATACAGTTCCGAGTGCTCCTcaagcagcagggctggtggtTACTGAGCACTTATATTAAGGGCACAATTTCTCAGCACTGGTAGAAACTTGCTGCTGATGCAATGCATTCAGCACAGGGAGATCTTTTGCTTCCCTCTTGCTAATGTACTTAAGAGTGACTGTTGAATCTATAGGACAGCAAGCAGTCTGCATCCCATGGGAAATG from Prinia subflava isolate CZ2003 ecotype Zambia chromosome 15, Cam_Psub_1.2, whole genome shotgun sequence includes:
- the MINAR1 gene encoding major intrinsically disordered Notch2-binding receptor 1 yields the protein MESNQESSLFLVKILEELDTKQNTVSYQDLCKSLCARFDLSQLAKLRSVLFYTACLDPNFPATLFKDKMRCTVNNQQSKKIMVAADIVTIFNLIQMNGGVAKEKLPVARHKVKKKESFESCRSDTEICNIADCVPDCVPNCELNDQDFNRGFPVRRSSKCRKMDCKDCQQFVPSSEPNFLLGVNKDVKGRAASLDRLQALASYSIATSPPCEMQSTYFPMNIENESISDQDSLPISAGIKETFISNDEPFLMQSCVQKRNIFKEDFHNLITISPNLIPSNKTPEDGHREPQNRKESSKQTFFNHSFEMPYSSQYLNPIYSPIPDKRRVKHESLDDLQASTYFGPTTVLGPQETKKWTGKPTKQTAWPAKSWSLNTEEVPDFERSFFNRKQSEEKPRYQSSSNPSPNFPSVDRHQSYLNAKDQQPIMQANYAVKPNGHKPKEIPSILDVEKHEPVKKFKDKSINCTSVQILSIDRTMSVGTQTEQQVLEHKKCKDLCAAGQAKYGERHSLKQSDDDSEIVSDDISDIFRFLDDMSISGSTGVMQSSCYNSTGSLSQVHKSDCESSPEHNLTKISNGSACNKLDKVVRADGSNADDELKTSVCKLVLRIGEIEKKLESLSGVREEISQVLGKLSKLDQKIQQPEKVSVQIDLNSLTSDAASDESNSPQIFQCHNTPHGGKLENNPEWCCSDASGSNSESLRVKALKKSLFTRRSSRSLTEENSATESKIASISNSPRDWRAITYTNKVGITEEEMKERDGGENKDWHRKSKEADRQYEIPQPHRLSKQPKDAFLIEQVFSPHPYPASLKSHMKSNPLYTDMRLTELAEVKRAQPSWTIEEYTRNSGDKGKIAALDLQTQESLNPNNLEYWMEDIYTPGYDSLLKRKEAEFRRAKVCKIAALIAAAACTVILVIVVPICTMKS